A stretch of Gemmatimonas aurantiaca T-27 DNA encodes these proteins:
- a CDS encoding ATP-binding protein: protein MTARLQELPWQAIADCASPLSAAFDALDTRLADAVRMVRARPHCTLDELRGVVVGHDRVDALLAGGRRVRAEGSLVSHHGRSISVGLLLLPAWRALADWCAPEPVERDLVLLALAWELFDHYEPVFGYLNDDLTRRWPTRALVRQLLAQDEQQASLLNDATAVAAPLVQAGVLRLLDNSPSSAASAVGIGVTPLAAALLGDAHEPWRHLAPSIRVEAAPESHGADNGPFVALRDLSQAKAGESRPLLVLEGRDGSGRTMLARALAADRECPLLHITLAPPPNADDRRPHRIDDIEATVREAVLFQRLHDAVILIDGLDAWCQAERPAATRVVLPLALQEAVGPVLLRVDTATKWHGQLQHLRIARLVVPSPGVAQRATIWRRALSESVLSTSEDHAVAAALADRFDITPGEVRRIVMQVVDEGVWRQTHDEALVDSTTHLIDALSLVTRARSRDALGALAVLAPTPHTWDDLVLPPSTMRRLQEFARAVRDRTIVLDTWQFGRRAASSRGATALFAGASGTGKTMACSVIARELGLDLFVIDLSAVVSKYIGETEKNLDRIFRAARDAGAMLFFDEADALFGKRSEVKDAHDRYANIEVAYLLQQLDAHNGIVVLATNLARNLDAAFSRRMRYVVEFPLPGEADRLRLWRGMLPTQAPLASDVDLPFLATAFPIAGGDIRNVALDAAYLAASDGRGIEPIGMRHFVVAMARQCVKQGITPSVAQFRQYVDMLPRHG, encoded by the coding sequence ATGACCGCCCGATTGCAGGAGCTGCCGTGGCAGGCGATCGCTGACTGTGCTTCGCCACTCAGTGCGGCTTTCGATGCACTCGACACCCGCCTGGCCGACGCGGTGCGGATGGTGCGCGCCAGACCGCACTGCACACTGGACGAACTGCGTGGTGTGGTGGTTGGTCACGACCGCGTGGACGCGCTGCTGGCAGGCGGCCGTCGTGTACGTGCCGAGGGTTCGTTGGTGAGTCATCATGGCCGATCCATCTCGGTTGGCTTGTTGTTGTTGCCCGCCTGGCGCGCGCTCGCCGACTGGTGCGCGCCGGAGCCGGTGGAGCGTGATCTTGTGCTGCTCGCGCTCGCCTGGGAGTTGTTCGATCACTACGAACCGGTATTCGGATATCTCAACGACGATCTCACTCGCCGTTGGCCTACCCGTGCACTCGTACGTCAGTTGCTGGCGCAAGACGAGCAGCAGGCGTCGCTCCTCAACGATGCAACCGCGGTGGCCGCACCACTTGTGCAGGCGGGCGTTCTGCGATTGCTCGACAATTCCCCCTCGAGCGCGGCCTCTGCCGTTGGTATCGGGGTGACTCCACTGGCCGCGGCCCTTCTCGGCGACGCACATGAACCGTGGCGACACCTGGCACCTTCGATCCGCGTGGAAGCTGCGCCCGAATCCCATGGCGCCGACAACGGGCCGTTCGTGGCGCTGCGGGATTTGAGCCAGGCCAAGGCCGGTGAGAGCCGACCGTTGCTTGTTCTGGAGGGACGCGACGGATCGGGTCGGACCATGCTTGCCCGAGCCCTCGCCGCTGATCGTGAGTGTCCCTTGCTGCATATCACGCTTGCGCCACCGCCCAACGCAGACGATCGCCGCCCGCATCGCATCGACGACATTGAAGCGACCGTTCGTGAAGCGGTGCTTTTCCAGCGTCTGCACGATGCGGTGATATTGATCGACGGTCTCGATGCCTGGTGCCAGGCCGAACGGCCGGCCGCGACCCGCGTTGTCCTGCCATTGGCCTTGCAGGAGGCGGTAGGCCCGGTGCTGCTCCGTGTCGATACAGCCACGAAGTGGCATGGGCAGCTCCAGCACTTGCGTATTGCCCGACTGGTGGTGCCGTCACCGGGAGTTGCGCAACGCGCCACCATTTGGCGCCGTGCCCTCTCTGAAAGTGTCTTGTCGACGAGTGAAGATCATGCCGTCGCTGCGGCGCTGGCTGATCGTTTCGATATCACACCCGGCGAGGTTCGGCGGATCGTTATGCAGGTGGTCGACGAGGGCGTATGGCGGCAGACACACGATGAGGCGTTGGTCGATAGCACGACCCACCTGATCGATGCGCTTTCGCTTGTGACGCGCGCCCGCAGCCGCGACGCACTCGGAGCACTCGCGGTGCTGGCTCCGACACCGCATACATGGGACGACCTCGTATTGCCACCGAGTACCATGCGCCGCCTGCAGGAGTTCGCGCGTGCGGTCCGCGATCGTACCATTGTGCTCGATACGTGGCAGTTCGGGCGTCGTGCGGCGAGTTCGCGTGGCGCTACCGCCCTGTTTGCCGGAGCGTCGGGCACCGGCAAAACGATGGCGTGCAGTGTGATTGCGCGCGAACTCGGCCTCGATCTGTTTGTGATCGATCTGTCGGCCGTGGTCAGCAAGTACATCGGCGAAACGGAAAAGAACCTCGATCGGATCTTCCGTGCCGCACGCGATGCCGGTGCCATGCTCTTCTTCGATGAGGCTGACGCGCTGTTTGGCAAACGATCGGAAGTGAAAGACGCGCACGACCGCTATGCAAACATCGAGGTCGCATACCTGCTCCAGCAGCTCGACGCACACAACGGCATCGTGGTGCTGGCCACGAACCTCGCCCGCAATCTCGATGCTGCGTTCTCACGCCGGATGCGGTATGTGGTCGAATTTCCACTCCCGGGAGAGGCGGATCGCCTGCGACTCTGGCGCGGCATGTTGCCCACCCAGGCGCCACTCGCCTCCGATGTGGATCTCCCATTTCTCGCGACGGCGTTTCCGATTGCCGGTGGTGACATTCGGAATGTCGCGCTCGATGCGGCGTATCTCGCGGCGTCGGATGGGCGAGGGATTGAACCTATTGGCATGCGGCACTTTGTCGTGGCCATGGCGCGGCAATGTGTGAAGCAGGGTATTACACCCTCCGTGGCGCAGTTCAGGCAGTATGTCGACATGTTGCCGCGTCACGGCTGA
- a CDS encoding phage tail protein — MPRPPHDPTQITLDPVRGWRASLLESTLVSPRDGALMLDLTAGARALDEPSGSFGGLVPPSWVTVSECGDIWLLDRDTGTLAKFDDCDCRFVRIPHTGGIGTGARQFHDPRALVASCGNLVVVDTGHARLSVFSQRGYALREHVEPPASAQAQPWQPVCIAADSHGHLYVGDPANGAVHRFSARGVWQQVMPGLGAVTHLAVDRHDRLYVLSGGASDVRVFAHGGAELEPAVSRMMIERRFAPLPFRVDANGAIDFSHHHDRCCEAFDAHGALLPDGAPVAKVVYAAAGRYRSAPIDSDIAQCPWHRIALTAAIPPGCGVTVLTRTSELAEPDDLVAALPDGAWDTWQVARRAPNTSGDCVEWDCLVRSPRGRFLWLELRLHGDGKASPRVRCVTLETPRIPLSRWLPGVFQQDADAGDFTDRFLALFDSTLRSIESRLDTQASLFDPRSSPASSPRADAPDFLSWLGTWVGIALNRSWPEARRREYLRRAPALFDQRGTVAGLRAMLLLYLGLPDDSSSIRHGACTDLADCAGDGCHGSCQHGAAVSRCEPRCDPCAPPPPKRVHRAPALLLEHWRLRRWLFVGGSRLGEDAALWGNAIVSRSRLDDGAQTNVTRLIGTQDPFRDPFHVYASTFTVFVPANLACDTAARRGLEALLREESPAHARWHLEFVHPRFRIGVQSMIGYDSVVGRYPEPNVTVNQTTLGRSTVLGGPVGDSATPPLRVGISARIGSTTTLQ; from the coding sequence GTGCCTCGGCCTCCGCACGATCCGACGCAGATCACGCTCGACCCGGTGCGTGGCTGGCGTGCATCGCTGCTGGAATCGACACTGGTGTCGCCGCGGGACGGTGCGCTGATGCTTGATCTCACGGCGGGAGCACGAGCGCTCGACGAGCCATCGGGGAGCTTTGGCGGACTGGTGCCCCCATCGTGGGTGACTGTGAGCGAGTGTGGCGACATCTGGCTGCTCGATCGTGACACGGGCACACTCGCCAAGTTCGACGACTGCGATTGTCGCTTTGTTCGGATTCCCCACACCGGTGGAATCGGCACCGGCGCGCGTCAATTCCATGATCCGCGGGCACTGGTTGCGAGTTGTGGCAATCTCGTGGTGGTCGATACCGGTCATGCGCGCCTGTCTGTCTTTTCGCAACGCGGATATGCACTGCGTGAGCACGTGGAACCACCGGCGTCGGCGCAGGCACAACCCTGGCAGCCGGTGTGCATCGCGGCGGATTCTCACGGTCATCTGTACGTGGGCGATCCGGCCAATGGCGCTGTGCACCGGTTCTCCGCGCGCGGAGTGTGGCAGCAAGTGATGCCCGGACTCGGTGCGGTGACACATCTGGCCGTGGATCGACATGACCGACTGTACGTGCTGAGCGGAGGGGCGTCGGACGTGCGCGTGTTCGCACACGGGGGCGCCGAGCTCGAGCCCGCCGTATCACGCATGATGATCGAACGTCGGTTTGCTCCACTGCCGTTTCGTGTCGATGCCAATGGCGCGATCGACTTTTCGCATCATCACGACCGGTGTTGTGAGGCTTTCGATGCCCATGGTGCGCTACTGCCTGACGGCGCGCCGGTTGCCAAGGTGGTGTACGCCGCCGCCGGTCGCTATCGCAGCGCCCCGATCGACAGTGACATTGCGCAGTGTCCGTGGCATCGCATCGCGCTGACCGCAGCCATTCCCCCGGGCTGCGGCGTGACCGTACTGACGCGAACGTCGGAGCTCGCCGAACCAGACGACCTGGTGGCGGCGTTGCCGGACGGTGCATGGGATACCTGGCAGGTCGCGCGCCGGGCTCCCAACACCAGTGGAGACTGTGTGGAATGGGACTGCCTGGTGCGCAGTCCACGTGGGCGATTTCTCTGGCTGGAGTTGCGGCTGCATGGTGATGGCAAGGCGTCGCCGCGTGTTCGCTGCGTGACACTGGAGACACCACGCATTCCGTTGTCTCGCTGGCTGCCAGGAGTGTTCCAGCAGGACGCGGACGCCGGCGATTTCACCGACCGTTTTCTCGCGCTGTTCGACAGCACCCTGCGTTCCATCGAGTCACGGCTCGACACACAGGCATCGTTGTTCGATCCGCGGTCGTCTCCGGCGAGTTCACCGCGTGCCGACGCACCTGATTTCCTGTCGTGGCTGGGAACGTGGGTAGGTATTGCGCTCAACCGGAGCTGGCCCGAGGCGCGACGCCGGGAATATCTGCGCCGCGCGCCCGCACTTTTCGACCAGCGCGGCACGGTGGCTGGATTACGCGCGATGTTGCTGCTGTACCTCGGCTTGCCCGACGACAGTTCGTCGATCCGACACGGTGCATGCACGGATCTCGCGGACTGCGCGGGCGATGGATGCCATGGAAGTTGCCAACATGGCGCTGCGGTTTCGCGCTGTGAGCCGCGCTGTGATCCATGCGCACCACCGCCGCCCAAGCGAGTGCATCGTGCGCCGGCGCTGTTGCTCGAACACTGGCGGTTGCGGCGCTGGCTGTTCGTTGGCGGCTCACGCCTTGGCGAGGATGCCGCACTCTGGGGAAACGCCATTGTCAGCCGCAGTCGGCTCGACGATGGCGCACAAACCAACGTCACCCGGTTGATCGGCACTCAGGATCCATTCCGAGATCCCTTCCATGTCTATGCGTCGACGTTCACGGTCTTCGTGCCGGCCAATCTCGCCTGTGACACGGCAGCGCGGCGTGGCCTGGAGGCGTTGCTGCGCGAAGAAAGCCCCGCGCATGCCCGTTGGCATCTCGAGTTCGTGCATCCGCGGTTTCGCATTGGTGTGCAGTCGATGATCGGCTACGACTCGGTGGTTGGCCGCTATCCGGAGCCGAACGTGACCGTGAATCAGACCACGCTTGGCCGCTCGACTGTTCTCGGCGGTCCGGTTGGTGATTCAGCCACTCCGCCGCTGCGTGTTGGCATCAGTGCCCGCATCGGCAGTACGACGACGTTGCAATGA
- a CDS encoding putative baseplate assembly protein encodes MPLASNLPVIDNRRYDDLVAELRTRIPRYTPEWTDFNDSDPGMTLVQLFAWLGDMLMYRMGQVPELNYLKFLELLGIELRAAEPAMAEISFPLTLTAPQPFVIIPRRTQVSAAAPGSPAPIVFETDRAITAIAARLSSVQAFDGFAFEDMSVANGSALESFAPFGNAAGIDSALYLGFETAALFPQVELDLAFVTASAGAPKYVNCGTSSARFASARMAWEYWNGTDWRPLDLLVDDTLAFTRSGHVRLRTPAPGAMVSDTVGEITAPRIWIRARLTQAQYERPPLLRSIRTNTVSATQAQTVRNEVLGGSDGRGNQVFRLSSAPVLAGTLQLEVNEGDGFVVWTETRDFFDAGTRDRVYVLDRTTGEVRFGDGTHGAIPVGNGDLPASNIVAREYRFGGGSSGNVAAGTIRTLVGSIDAVDANAIGNLQPATGGSAEESLAEAKLRAPSAIRSRGRAVTAQDYEQLAIESGPIRRAKALPLSHPDFPGVKVPGVVSIIVVPDSAAPNPTPSEGTLRGVCASLDTARVITTELYVVPPVYRQVQVTTDVVVDDRADLAAVKSAISTALLQYFHPLTGGEDGQGWPFGGDVFYSRVYGRATVPGVQSIQRLVVMLDGIEAPECSNVTLCDGELAYSLAHVVNVSYAVGN; translated from the coding sequence ATGCCGCTCGCCTCGAACCTTCCGGTCATCGACAACCGACGCTACGACGATCTCGTGGCGGAGCTGCGCACGCGCATCCCGCGCTATACGCCGGAGTGGACGGACTTCAATGACAGCGATCCCGGGATGACGCTGGTCCAACTGTTTGCCTGGCTTGGCGACATGTTGATGTACCGCATGGGGCAGGTACCGGAGCTCAACTATCTCAAGTTTCTCGAGCTGCTGGGTATCGAGTTGCGGGCCGCCGAGCCGGCGATGGCGGAGATCAGTTTTCCGTTGACTCTCACCGCTCCGCAGCCATTCGTGATCATCCCGCGACGCACCCAGGTATCGGCTGCGGCCCCCGGTTCGCCCGCACCGATCGTGTTCGAGACCGATCGGGCGATTACGGCAATTGCCGCGCGATTGTCATCCGTACAGGCATTCGACGGATTTGCCTTCGAAGACATGAGTGTGGCCAACGGGTCCGCACTGGAATCGTTTGCCCCGTTTGGCAACGCGGCCGGAATCGACTCGGCGCTGTATCTGGGTTTCGAGACCGCAGCGCTCTTTCCGCAAGTGGAGCTCGACCTGGCCTTCGTGACGGCATCAGCCGGTGCGCCGAAGTACGTCAACTGTGGCACATCATCGGCTCGTTTCGCCTCCGCTCGGATGGCGTGGGAATATTGGAACGGAACCGATTGGCGTCCGCTCGACCTGCTCGTCGATGACACGCTCGCCTTCACACGCTCGGGGCATGTACGTCTCCGGACACCGGCGCCCGGTGCGATGGTGTCCGACACGGTCGGCGAAATCACGGCGCCCCGCATCTGGATTCGTGCTCGGCTGACACAGGCACAATACGAGCGGCCGCCGTTGCTGCGCAGCATCCGTACCAACACGGTCTCCGCCACGCAGGCACAGACTGTTCGCAACGAAGTGCTCGGTGGCAGTGACGGACGAGGCAACCAGGTCTTCCGGTTGAGCAGTGCCCCGGTGCTGGCCGGCACATTGCAGCTCGAAGTGAACGAAGGCGATGGTTTTGTGGTGTGGACCGAGACTCGCGACTTTTTCGATGCCGGCACGCGTGATCGTGTATACGTTCTCGATCGTACGACAGGCGAAGTGCGGTTTGGCGACGGTACGCATGGTGCGATTCCGGTGGGCAACGGCGACCTCCCGGCCAGCAACATTGTCGCGAGAGAATACCGCTTCGGCGGTGGTTCGTCGGGTAATGTGGCTGCGGGCACAATCCGCACGCTGGTTGGCAGCATCGATGCTGTCGATGCCAATGCGATCGGCAACCTGCAGCCGGCCACGGGTGGGAGTGCGGAGGAATCGTTGGCGGAGGCCAAGCTGCGCGCGCCGAGCGCCATACGCAGCCGCGGACGCGCGGTGACCGCGCAGGACTACGAACAACTCGCGATCGAGTCGGGGCCGATCCGCCGGGCCAAGGCGCTGCCGCTCTCACATCCGGACTTTCCAGGTGTGAAAGTGCCAGGGGTGGTCAGCATCATCGTGGTACCGGACAGTGCGGCGCCGAATCCCACGCCGAGTGAAGGCACACTGCGCGGCGTGTGCGCGAGTCTCGATACCGCGCGTGTCATCACCACCGAACTTTATGTAGTGCCGCCGGTGTATCGGCAGGTACAGGTCACGACGGACGTGGTGGTGGATGATCGTGCCGATCTGGCAGCGGTGAAGAGCGCGATTTCGACCGCTCTCCTGCAGTACTTCCATCCCCTCACCGGCGGGGAAGACGGCCAGGGATGGCCGTTCGGGGGCGACGTGTTCTACTCGCGTGTATACGGGCGAGCCACTGTGCCGGGTGTGCAGAGTATCCAGCGGCTGGTGGTCATGCTCGATGGTATCGAGGCACCGGAGTGCTCCAACGTGACGCTCTGCGACGGCGAATTGGCATATTCGCTGGCGCATGTGGTGAATGTGTCGTACGCCGTGGGGAACTGA
- a CDS encoding GPW/gp25 family protein, translating into MTTSRDTRAFLGQGWKFPLQVTPAGGMARASYEHRVEESVYLILSTAKGERVMLPEFGCGIHDLVFQPNTPGTIGLVAQQVRRALVQWEPRIDVLDLVVESPPGEATLLLIRVGYRIRANNALANIVYPFYLREGA; encoded by the coding sequence ATGACCACCTCTCGCGATACCCGCGCCTTCCTGGGGCAGGGTTGGAAGTTCCCGTTGCAGGTCACGCCCGCCGGCGGCATGGCGCGCGCCAGCTACGAACATCGTGTGGAAGAATCGGTCTACCTGATTCTCAGTACCGCCAAGGGCGAACGCGTGATGCTCCCCGAGTTCGGGTGTGGCATTCACGATCTGGTGTTCCAGCCCAATACGCCGGGCACTATCGGGCTTGTCGCACAGCAGGTGCGGCGCGCGCTGGTACAGTGGGAGCCGCGCATCGACGTGCTCGACCTGGTCGTCGAATCGCCACCGGGTGAAGCAACGCTGCTGCTCATTCGTGTTGGCTATCGCATCCGTGCCAACAACGCGCTCGCGAACATCGTCTATCCGTTCTACCTGCGAGAGGGAGCCTGA
- a CDS encoding phage baseplate assembly protein V produces the protein MRKPSGVAVGIVESLEDPTGQGKIRLSFPWMGPAMKSAWAPVSTPLAGKDRGCFMMPEVGDEALVAFEHGDFDHPFILGFLWNGSDLPPENEPQMRIIRTPGGHELRFEDKPGAKKVVVKTEGGLMLTMDDAQQSITLTGGGRAVTMQSGQVKIT, from the coding sequence ATGAGAAAGCCCTCCGGTGTGGCCGTTGGCATCGTGGAGAGCCTGGAAGATCCTACCGGACAGGGAAAGATCCGGTTGTCGTTTCCGTGGATGGGGCCAGCGATGAAGAGTGCGTGGGCTCCGGTGAGCACACCGCTGGCGGGCAAGGATCGTGGCTGCTTCATGATGCCGGAAGTGGGCGATGAAGCGCTGGTGGCGTTCGAACATGGCGACTTCGATCACCCGTTCATCCTGGGCTTTCTCTGGAACGGCAGCGATCTGCCGCCGGAGAACGAACCGCAGATGCGCATCATCCGTACGCCGGGGGGGCATGAGTTGCGCTTCGAAGACAAGCCTGGAGCAAAGAAGGTCGTGGTGAAAACCGAGGGTGGACTCATGCTCACCATGGACGATGCACAGCAGTCGATCACGCTCACCGGTGGCGGCCGTGCCGTCACGATGCAATCCGGCCAGGTGAAGATCACATGA
- a CDS encoding phage late control D family protein → MNLTSLLEESKLQGGFRVPRFEVKIEGVGLPRDVLRDVSQLTYHDSTGELDGFEMTVNNWEASTREFKYVGAETDEELQRNDARGLRFKLFEPCRREVTVRMGYVDEMRTMLTGTVTTMEPNFPSGGAPTLTVRGLNVLHQLRRKPYDFAWEKVTDSEIAKKLATLKDEETQLKRFPLPVETDPAVEGDEPRLEYIAQKSQTDIDFLFGRARERGYVIFIMEESKTKGGTVRPRRLYFGPPHGGQGVVLRDVIYRLEWGRSLLEFKPTLTTAGQVRSVTVRGWDRATKKPIEEKVDLDDKELQRNTDLHRLLGSCDPHDDVVVDLPVFTKDQARSAARARLLQVQRAMVKASATTVGLPDLRAGQLVAIGNIGSRFSGVYFVTDTTHTIGESGYTTQFNCYREDEWPEWKR, encoded by the coding sequence ATGAATCTCACGTCGCTGCTCGAAGAGTCGAAACTGCAGGGTGGTTTCCGCGTCCCCCGATTCGAAGTCAAGATCGAAGGGGTGGGCCTGCCGCGCGACGTGCTGCGTGATGTATCGCAGCTCACCTATCACGACAGTACCGGTGAGCTGGACGGTTTCGAGATGACCGTGAACAACTGGGAGGCCAGCACGCGCGAGTTCAAGTATGTCGGCGCTGAAACAGACGAGGAGCTGCAACGCAACGATGCGCGCGGACTGCGCTTCAAACTGTTCGAGCCTTGCCGCCGCGAAGTCACGGTGCGCATGGGATATGTGGACGAGATGCGCACCATGCTCACTGGCACGGTCACGACCATGGAACCGAACTTTCCGTCCGGTGGTGCGCCGACACTCACGGTGCGCGGGTTGAATGTGCTGCATCAGTTGCGCCGCAAGCCGTACGATTTTGCGTGGGAGAAAGTCACCGACAGCGAAATCGCGAAAAAACTGGCGACTCTCAAGGACGAGGAAACCCAACTCAAGCGATTCCCGCTGCCGGTGGAGACCGATCCTGCCGTTGAGGGCGACGAGCCGCGACTCGAGTACATCGCGCAGAAGAGCCAGACGGATATCGATTTTCTCTTCGGGCGTGCGCGTGAGCGCGGCTACGTGATCTTCATCATGGAGGAATCGAAGACCAAAGGTGGCACGGTGCGTCCCCGGCGCCTGTACTTTGGCCCGCCGCATGGAGGGCAGGGAGTGGTGCTGCGCGACGTGATCTACCGTCTCGAGTGGGGCCGCTCGCTGCTCGAGTTCAAGCCCACACTCACCACCGCCGGTCAGGTCAGGTCAGTTACGGTGCGGGGGTGGGATCGCGCCACGAAGAAACCGATCGAAGAGAAAGTCGATCTCGACGACAAGGAGCTGCAGCGCAATACGGATCTGCATCGCCTGCTCGGTAGTTGCGATCCGCATGACGATGTGGTGGTGGACCTGCCGGTGTTCACGAAGGACCAGGCGCGAAGTGCCGCTCGCGCCCGGCTGCTGCAGGTGCAGCGGGCAATGGTCAAAGCCAGTGCCACGACGGTTGGGCTACCCGATCTGCGCGCTGGGCAGCTTGTGGCGATCGGCAACATCGGTTCGCGCTTCAGTGGCGTGTATTTCGTCACCGACACGACCCACACGATCGGCGAGTCGGGTTACACCACGCAGTTCAACTGCTACCGCGAAGACGAGTGGCCGGAGTGGAAGCGATGA